Part of the Natranaerovirga pectinivora genome is shown below.
TAAGCAATTTATAATTACAATCAATATTTTCAAAATCACACAGTATTATATAATCAGGTATTTCATTATAATTTTCATCTATTCCTAACTGATTCTTTAAATTTTCCGACCCAATAAACCAAAAAGACTCTATATGTTTTTTAGTTAAAAATCCTCTTAAGGTTACCATCGGATTTATAAAATGATTCTCTGGAATATCAACACCTATACGCTTAAAATCTAAAGATAATTCTTTACATGATTTTGATACTGTATTAGTTATAATTCTAAATGGTATATTTTTTTCTCTTAAATATGCCAACAACTGAGTTGATCCTACTAATGCTTTACCATTGCTCATTAATGTTCCTTCTAAATCTAAAATTACCCCTATATTATTAGTCATTTAGCGCTCTCCTGTTTTAACTTTTTTTCTCTCTAGATAATCAAAATATAAAAATTGTTAATCTAGCTCTTTATACAATGCATATCCACTGAGTATAACTCAAAACCACCTACCAAAGATAATACAATACCAGCAGTTCGAAAGTTAGAAGTATTTTCATTAATAATCCTTTCATATTGACGTGTGTCCAAAGTACCACCATTATTATGGATTGCGTTACGTCCCCTTCTTTCACCAATAGAATTAGATGAAAAAATCAAAATAAATCCTATAATAAAAATAATGAACATAATACTTAATGACGTTTTTACCATTCTTACTTTCATAATTTTATCCTCCTTATATATAAATTCAATTCAATGCAATTGATAATTATAGTCACTTAAACATTTCTAAATAAATTCCCATATACCGTCTAGATTACTAGAGTAATTCTTGTAATTTGCCTTATTTTCTTGTCTAACCAAAATAGCTTCAAAGCCATAATTTAAAGCGCCTTGAATATCAGCAGAATAACTATCACCTATCATATAAACTTTTAAGTCCTTTTCAAAGTGTTTAGATACTTCTTCGAATATTAATTTATTTGGTTTTTCATAACCAACTACTGCTGAAGATATAATCTTCTTAAAGTACTTTTGTATCCCTAAACCTTCGATAATATCAATTAGTTCTGGTGTATGATTTGATAATATATAATTGGAATATTCTTCTGAAATAGACTTTTCTAAGGTCCTTACAGTATCTTCAAACAAGTACCATTTACTGATATCTAGATACTCATCTTTAAATTGCCTGGTCAACTCTATTGCGCTTTGCTTCTCAATACCAATCTTTAATAAAGCATTTAAGATTATTGTATTAACATATTCCCACCAACTAAGTCCATTAAAATAATCCTTATGTACTTCTTTATGTCTATGCCATGGAAAACCATCTTGAAAATGTGGTCGAATATCATCTTCTGACACTATAAAATCATTGCGTTTTAAAACTTCATACAATGATTTAGTCCACATACCATCTCTATAAGCTAATGTATTATCAAAATCCCAAATTAATATAGACATTAGACGCCCCCCTATATCTGTAAAATTTAATCCTTTTTCAATGTAAATCTTGCATTATCTGTTACTTGAATTCCAATTCTATCATCTATTAAACCCACATTTGAGGACATATTTTCTTTAAATATTACGTATCTTCATCTATTTCAAATACATACTTATGTTCTTGATCATATGTGATCATCGTTAATATATCCTCTTTTATTGTATATGTACCGGTTGGTAAATAACTACTAAGAACATCAAATTATATTCCCTTTTTCATCTACCACAAAAATGTCTGCACTAGAGTTTTTATATAGTTCAAAAGGCGTTTTTAGATTTTGACCGTAAGTAACATAATGATAATTGTTATTAAACCAAATAACATTTGTATCATTGACATTAAAGGTAAATTGAGCTATTAACTCATCATTATAAAAGAATTTGTAGTAGCTTATACTACCAATTCCAATATCTTTTTCATCAACCTTGTTACCAATAATACCACTATTGAAAGTTTTAACAAATGTTTCTATCTCGTCAGTATTTGTAATGATTTTGCTCTCTGCACCAAAGTCAGGATTACCCATAGCTGTAATCACTTGAATTTTATTTATACTGTTGCTATTTAACTGCTCGCTCATAAGTAGTTGCTGCTTAGAGCAACCAGTAAACACCACTAACACTATAAGAAATAGTGTAATAATCGTTATTACTTTTTTCATATTACTTCCCCCTAGTTATATCTAATTATATTTCTGACTCTTTGAGCAAGTTTGATAATCTTAGTATAATTATAACTACTTAAAATTGGCTTTTTCATATGTTGTCCCTAAATAAATGGGATAACTTGAGTTTAAGATAATAATTAAATTTTCTTTTACCTGTCTAGGTATTAGATATATCTTTGAAACTTTTTCAATTGGAATCCACTCACAACCAACTTGATTAGTATCGATATTTCCACAGGTCCCAATCACATTATCTTCTTCTATTAACTCTCCTTGAAAGATATGATGTATTCTATGTACATAATTGGGGTATTCTTTTCTCAGTTCTTTATCTTCAAAAATTTCTTCTGCAATAGCAGCAAATCTTTTTAATTTAATTTGGTAACCTGTTTCTTCAAGGAACTCACGTTTAGCGGTTTCTTCCATATTTTCAAATTGCTCTTGTCCCCCACCTGGGAGTCCATAATGTACAAATCCCTTTTCTGATATATATTTAATTAAAAGTATACATCCATCTTTAATAACAATTGTCTTAACTGCACTTCTTATTGCCATAACGCCATTCCCCTTACTCAAATTTATCTGGAGCCATTATCCTTCCCACTCAAATCGATATTTTCCCGTAGCATTCTTACCAATTACTCTTAATCTAAGTTTTTGTTTGTTTTTTAGTTCAACCTCACCACTATCTTCAATTGTCTCTCTGATTTCACCGTTTGACCAGATTTTCTTGGTTCCACTATATAATATAAATTTAATTTCTCCACTTTCTAATTCTAAGAAATATTGATAGTTTATTAAGTCAATATTTTCAGCATTTAAAGTATAGTAATCATTTCCGTTAAATTCTATAAACTCAGCTGCCTTAAAGCCGCTATCTCCAGTATTATTACTGTTAGATGAAAATAGAAAAGCACTTTTATGATAATTCCTTATTAGATAACTAAATCCAATTCCAATCGTTATTAATAATACTATTAGTAAAATTACTATCTTTTTTTTCACAGTTTATTCTCCTTTATTTTTGTTATAATTCTATTAGATACTACTAACAACAGGCCTATTATTAATAGAACAAAACTATAACTATAATAATCTATACCAAATTCTGCCGTTCCAAACAAAACTTTATTACGAGCATTGAGGTAGCCTTCCATAAATGCAGCAATTGATGAAACTATAAATAGTAATCCTCCCAAACCTAATAAAACCTTCCCCAAATTATTAATCACTTTACCCAACATTTGATATCATCTCCTATTCATCCTTATAACTTTTCCATCATTTATATAACTGCACACTTGGCGTATCTTCACTTATAACGCCCTGTAGTGCCATTTCATCTAATAGCACACTAAATAATTCAAAAATGATCTTTAACAATTGGACATCTTTAATTACTCCAGTTACTAAAAAATATAATTGGCTCTCATTGTCTTTAAAATTTGGACCAAATATCCCCTCATTATTTTTAGTCTCTAATTTAATTCTAGGTTGCAAATATATCAAATCCTTAACTCTTGTGTTTGACAAAATACTCTTTACAATACTCTCATTATTCCCTTGTATAATATACTTTTTGTCAAATTCACTATCTCCTATTTCGATATCTTGCATTCCTAAAGCCTTACCAATATCTGAAATGATTCCAAATCGTTCATATATTTTAAAATGAAAATCTCTATAATGAACAAAGGGTGCCCTCAATCGTGTATATGTGATTGATGATTTACCTGTCGAAACTGTATATGTATCTAGATATATCTTCCAGTTTTTATATTGTACTTCAACTCGACTTCCCTTCCAAAACCCTTCATTTATTAAAGTACCTTTGATTTCTTCACATAACTCTTTCCAAACTTCCTCTTTAGATGGACCAAACAAACCCATATAACCCCTCCTACCCATTATGCTGTTACACTAATATTCTGATTAATTATCCTCCATTATTATACTATACTTTTATTTGTTTGTGCAAAAATTTGGAATATTTTTTGGTATTCCTATCTAATATACCTATTTAAGTATAAAATTTAATAAAGAAGACATCTTTTTTACAAGAGTCTTCTTTTAGGATATCTAATGAATCTTAATAATCTAAACTTTTTGTGCAACAATAATAAAACGATGCTGTATTGCAGAAATATATCCCTTTTCTATCAAATCAGTTTGTAAATCACATAATTTATCAAAACATGTATCAACGGAAAAGCCTGGGAATTCCCATTCTATTATTTTTGCCAAGTATACTAATGCACCTAAATCGTAAAAAAATGTTTGAGTCAAGACTTCATTTTCAAAAACTATGTTGAATCCTTCGTTTATCAGCAATTCTTTCTGATGCTTTAAGTTATATTCTGGACATTGTGGTTGAAAATTATCTAGTAATTTTTTAGATAAATCATTATTATTTCTACTACCAACTTGCTGAGTTATAAAATATCCTCCATCTTTTAATATACGTCTCACTTCACCAGCATCAAAAGATTCGTGGCGATTGCTTATAATATCAAAAGTATTTGCATTAAATGGTAAATCTATATTATTAAAGACTTCCTTCACTTCAATGCCCAAAGGAGATAACTATAATTCCAATATAATCTTTAGTCATATAGTCTCCTTACCTTAAATCTTAAATAATCTCTTCATTTTTTATGGCACACTCACTTTAATTCCTTATACTTAATCTATAATAATTATTTTTAGGTTGTTTAAATGATTGATCATCCGAACAATATATTACTTTAGGTGTACCATTTCCATCTTCATCATAGTCAATTATCAATACGATTGTGTTCTTGCCTTCCGTATAGTCTTTAATAACTTCGTTACCCTCTAGCCTTTTACCCGTTAAGAAATTAAGTGTTTTTCTTTTAATTTTGTTTGTAATATCATAATACTCATAACTTCCACCGTTAGCTATTAATTCTATCTTTTCATTATTACTTTCTATTTCAATATATGCCTCTTTGTTAACTTCACTTTGATTGTACAAAACCTGACCGATCCGAACTATAAATTGTTCCTTCTTGCCTCCTGCAAAATCTGTTAACCAATCGTCATGGATTACATTCTCAGGTTCTGCAATATATCCATCTTCCATATAAACATTCTCATATATTTTTTCTACATGGTTAAATCTATATCGTTTTATATAATCGTTACCATAAATAATGCCTACTGATAATAATAATATTATTATTATTATTAATGCAATCAAAAGTCTAAAACCATTTCTCTTATATCTCCCCATAATTTACACCTCATTCTTTTATTGGTACTACGAATTTATAGGATTCATAATACTACCTCCATAAAACAGTTCTACTCAATTAATCTAGATATCTTACCTTATGTAATATACTTTTTCTATTCCCATTAAATTCCCTTGAAACTAAATTGATAAGGAGTTCTTCTATTGCAGAAATACTTGCAACAATACAAAGCAAATATATTAATGCATCCAATTGGATAATCAAAGGGAATAAGAATAACATAAAACCTGTAATTTTATTACCAGTTGTATGAATTATTCCAAAAGTTTTATGTTTTATTAATACTATGCCCATGGACATAACTCTGATTACTGCAATCCCAATAACCCAGTAAGAGATTGTAATAGGTATATCAATAATAGGATATAACCTAATTATTAAAACAGTAACCATAATTAAGTCTGCTATAGAATCAAGCTTTTCTCCAAATTTACTACCTGTATTGGTTTTTCTTGCAATGTAACCATCAAGGATATCACTAACACCGCAGATAAAATATATTACAAAAAATGATGTACTTAATGGCTCTATCAAAAAAAATGCAAATGCAAGAAATATCCTTATTAGTGATATACCATTTGGAATAGACTTCAAGACAACACCACCCGTATAATTTATTATTTTTATTCATTTTTTTCTGAATGCTCTAAATTCAATTCCTAATCTAGAATTTTATATTCCAAATGTTTTTTTAAGTTTTCTACGTTGAGTTCTTCATCTTCATATTTACAATTAATTTTAAGTCTTAAGCCATTCTCTTCTATATATACATATAAGATTCGATCATTTATTTTATCCCATTCAATACTCTTTATATCTTCCCATCTATGTATCCTAAAAAAGCACTTATGAATTCCATACTTAACTAGTCCTTTGTCAGTAACATAGTAACAACTTGGAAAATTCATTATATGCATACCACTAATAATAATCCAAAATAACGATTGAACGATAACTTTATACTCCTTCTTATTAATTACTGTAACTATCAATACAACGAACAAACTAATAATTATGAAGTAGAATATATATCTAAGCACTTTCAACGGTGTTACGTTTTTAAGTTTATAATAATGGACTATTTGGCCTGATTTTCTACTATTTATTATTTCAACTAGATTTATTGATACCAATAAAATTATAGAGACTGTAAACAAAACATCTAGGAAATTAATAACTATCACCCCTTTTAATTTTCCATCCCCTACTCATTACTAACAACAGGTCTACACCTATGACAGCAGATAACTTACCATTAATTACAATTTTCTTAGTTGTTGTTATGGTTTTAACTCCAGCATATACATCTTCATATGAACTAATATACGTTTCAGCTTGCTATTTTACTGACCTATTTTACTATTGCTCATAAAACCACCAAATATAATTCCAAAACCTATTATATAACTAAAGAAAACAAACCCATTTTCTAAACCTATCTCAAGTACAAAATTGCTAAAAAGAACTACCCCTATACCTAAGAGCATTACTTTAATACTATCTACCTGAGTTGTTTTTAATATTCCAAAAGTAATTACAGCAACTATAACTATAAAAAATATTATTACTATAATAACAAACACCTCCAATACTATAGAACAATTGCTTTTGAATTATTGCTTCAAATACTCTAAACTAATTGTTCTATCAATTACTAATCTAGAATTTTCATAACAGCTTCATATTTATCACGATATACTTCTTTGCTTTCATCTGATAATTTGTTGTAGCTCCTTATTAGTTTATTCCTGACAAATTCAATCCCTTCATCAACAGAGTAATGCCTTAGTTCTTCATAAAAATTATAATCAGTAATAGAAGCAATATCATGAAGCCAAGCACCAATTGTCGCAACCTCAATGTCGGCACCATAACTCTCAGCTAAGAAACTTGCGTTTTTAACAACAGCTTTTATATGATAATACCCTCCAAAACCAAAATAATTATCTTCACTCTCACACCTTCTTTTTACCTCATCTTTTAGTGAATCAATAATATCCTGTCTCAAGTATATGTCCTCCTAGATTAAATTTTTGTAGGCAAATTATATTTGTACATCTCTAGACAATTTTCATTACTATTCAACACTTCAATGGTTTTTTTATTTGGCTCCTTATATATCATTGTATAATCTTTTTCATCATAATAATGACGTACAGGAAAAGCCAATTGTTCTGTATCAATTGAAAACTGGGCGTTTATGCCCTCTTTATTTCCTCTTGTATCTAACCTAATCCATTTATTAATTTCTGATATATAAACGGCATTCAAAGCATGAATACAATATCCTGTTTCAGGGGTATTACCAATAGTAAGTCGTTGATAACAAAACCCAGCTGGTATATTGATAGAACGTAATAATGCAGCAAATAAATTAGATTTTGCATAACAAATACCTTCCTTATACATCATTGCTTCAGACGCTCTTTTTGTAATACGTGTACTTTGAATATCCCAAGAATGCGCAATCTCATCGCGAACAAATTCAAATGCTTTTTTAATTTTTGAAACTTCACTTTCACAATCTCGAAAAAGTTCCTTAACCTTTTCTCTAATAACTAAATGGCTAAAATCAACGTAATGATCCTCTGCCAAGTAATCTTTTAAATTTGATGACTCAAGGATTAGATCTATCATCTTTATCGAATCTCCATTTGCTATTCTCTTTTATTATACGTATATCTTTAATGCCTACTTCTTAATTGATTAACTAGCTGATTAGACTTTTTAAATGAACTCATTTTTTTATTTCTTTCATTTTCATATCCATAGCTCTCATTACCATTAGTATTTATTTGTTGTTTTTTTGAAATTTGGATTTAACAATTATTATTAGAATATAATCCTTCTTCAGTTGGATAATGTGATGTATCTCCTTGCAAAACAAACTTCCTACTATCATTTTTAATTTCCACTATATTTAAACAAGTAGAATTCATAAACTTCCCACTCCATAAATCTTTGATCTCTTTGTTTTCAAAATACGTGATAAGAGATTTTAATACAACTGCATGGGTAACAACTAAGATGTTTTTTCCTTGAAAATCTAAAAGTACTCTTTCTATTTCATTCGTTACTCTATCAAAAACTTGTTGAAATGTTTCTCCATCTTTTATCTTGTATAAATGAGGAAAATTCCAGAAATTCTTTTGTTCATCTGGAGAATGCTTTTCAATTTCTAGATGTAGCTGTCCCTCCCATTCTCCAAGATGTATCTCTCTTAAATTATCATTTGACATTATTTCTATATCTCTATTCCCACGAATTAATTCAGCTGTTTTCATTGCACGACCACTTGAACTAGATATAATTATGTCAATTTCTACATCTTTCAAGCTTTCTCCAAGCCAAATTGCTTGACTTTCACCTAACTCTGTTAATTTTGAATCTTTTTGACCTTGTAATCTTCCTTCAACATTCCACTCTGTTTGACCATGTCTCGTTATATATAACCTTGTCATTATATTTCTCCCTTTCTACATACTCTGAATCAATTCCTCTAAATCTTTTTAATAGATCAGTTAGATTTTGTACTGATATTCATTTTAAATATAAGAAAAAGATGAACTAAATTTCATTAAATACTATTTTTAAAAATTCATACGTTTCCAAGTTTTAATATTTCGTTCCATAACCCATCTTACGGTGAATTGATTTCGTAACCTATATGCCCTATCGATTGTAGGAAAGCACTATCGACTCTATGGCGAATTCTAAACACACTTACGACTTCATCTCTTTTATCAATAAGCCATTTTCACTCTTCTATACCTCATAATTTCCTTTTAGAAATATGATTAAGTTTTCATTAAATTCTTGGGGTGTATCCATATTAACAAGATGTCCTGCATTTTCAAATACTACCATTTTACTCTTCGGCTCGCTTTCATGCCACATATTAGCTGCTTTAATTGCCATAGGAATATCGTATTTACCACAACCTATTAAAATAGGATAAGTACGATTAGTTACTTTGAATTTATTAATAAGATTTTTTAATTCTGCCAAATACATGAATGACCTTTTCTTAAATCTAATATTCATATTATAAAATTTCTCTTGCCCTTCTGTTGTAAAAGCAGAAATAAGTTTATTACTTTTAGCAAACCACTTAATAGAAATAACAGCTTTTAACATCATTTTTACTTGTTCACCACTATTTTCTTTTTGTAATGCTGAATCAAAATTATTTATATTATACCCGCCTATACAACATAATGAAGCTACTTTGTCAGGAAATTTATTAGCAAAATCTTGTATTAAAAGCGCCCCGATAGAGATTCCTACAAGATGAATTTTATTTATTCCTTCAATTTCTAAAAGTTTATAAATATAGTCAGCAGTTTTGCTAATGTTATCACCTTTTTGAGTTTTAATTGATTTTCCATGTCCAATTAAATCTAAGGTAATTACCTGATATTCCTTTGCAAAAAACTCAATCTGTTCGTCAAAACTCGTATGATCTGCAAAAGCAGCATGAACAAACAAAATACTTTCCGCTAACTCTTTTTCCTTTATCCAATAATGGATAGGCGTCCCCGATAAGTGCTTTTCTATCATTTTGATTTCCCCTTTTTAAAATTATAAAATATGTCTAAAAGAGTAGTGTGCCTTTTTTATTAATATCACAACATAATAGGATATGCCTATTCGTCACATATTGGAATTCATCATCAAAATCACCAATAAAACTCTGTTAATCTATATCTTGATCCTATTGACTTCTTTTGTCTTTCTTGAAATAATGCAATAAATTATCATACATATTAAGGCAATAAGAATTAATATATGTAGTACAATGTGGTATAAGTCAGGTATATAAATACTCGGAGATGATATTAATTTTATCGTATCAGCAAAAAAATTCATTTTTCCCTGTGAGGGGCCAAATATGGTAAAATACCAATGGGATAAAACTTGGGCTAAAAACCAAATAAAAAGCCAACCTGTTAGTAAATATTTGCCTGACTTCTCTTTATAAACAAACCAGATTAATAATATTAAATATAAAACAAAAAATATGCCATCATCTTTATATGCCCTAGTAACTAATATATAACCATTAAAACTTACTCCCACCATATCTAAAAAAAACCATAACAGCAAACACAAATTTGAAACAAAACATATTTTCTTAATCATTTGATCCCCCATAATTTAATTATAAGTTTTTACAATCTATAACCTTATTAGTTTATTCCTGACAAAATCATTCCCTTCATCAACAGAGTAATGCCTTACCCCATATGCAAGTTGAAATAGTGATGGTAAGTATAATACGTATATCTTTATTGCCTACATCTTAATTGATTAACTTAGCTGATTTGACTTTTTAGATGGACTCATCTATATAGCTAAAAATTAAATCTAATACTTCATCAGATAAAGTAATAGGGTACACATAATAATTATTAGAAAATAACCCTTTTCTACTTCTATATTCTATAATATATACCTGCCTATCAAGTGTAATAAACAATTGATCTATATAACCATTTTCTAAAATATGATTCTCATTTAATGAAGGAGTGGAAAATGACATACGAT
Proteins encoded:
- a CDS encoding HAD family hydrolase, which gives rise to MSILIWDFDNTLAYRDGMWTKSLYEVLKRNDFIVSEDDIRPHFQDGFPWHRHKEVHKDYFNGLSWWEYVNTIILNALLKIGIEKQSAIELTRQFKDEYLDISKWYLFEDTVRTLEKSISEEYSNYILSNHTPELIDIIEGLGIQKYFKKIISSAVVGYEKPNKLIFEEVSKHFEKDLKVYMIGDSYSADIQGALNYGFEAILVRQENKANYKNYSSNLDGIWEFI
- a CDS encoding NUDIX domain-containing protein, encoding MAIRSAVKTIVIKDGCILLIKYISEKGFVHYGLPGGGQEQFENMEETAKREFLEETGYQIKLKRFAAIAEEIFEDKELRKEYPNYVHRIHHIFQGELIEEDNVIGTCGNIDTNQVGCEWIPIEKVSKIYLIPRQVKENLIIILNSSYPIYLGTTYEKANFK
- a CDS encoding DUF3137 domain-containing protein, whose amino-acid sequence is MGLFGPSKEEVWKELCEEIKGTLINEGFWKGSRVEVQYKNWKIYLDTYTVSTGKSSITYTRLRAPFVHYRDFHFKIYERFGIISDIGKALGMQDIEIGDSEFDKKYIIQGNNESIVKSILSNTRVKDLIYLQPRIKLETKNNEGIFGPNFKDNESQLYFLVTGVIKDVQLLKIIFELFSVLLDEMALQGVISEDTPSVQLYK
- a CDS encoding SAM-dependent methyltransferase, with the translated sequence MKEVFNNIDLPFNANTFDIISNRHESFDAGEVRRILKDGGYFITQQVGSRNNNDLSKKLLDNFQPQCPEYNLKHQKELLINEGFNIVFENEVLTQTFFYDLGALVYLAKIIEWEFPGFSVDTCFDKLCDLQTDLIEKGYISAIQHRFIIVAQKV
- a CDS encoding CDP-alcohol phosphatidyltransferase family protein, whose product is MKSIPNGISLIRIFLAFAFFLIEPLSTSFFVIYFICGVSDILDGYIARKTNTGSKFGEKLDSIADLIMVTVLIIRLYPIIDIPITISYWVIGIAVIRVMSMGIVLIKHKTFGIIHTTGNKITGFMLFLFPLIIQLDALIYLLCIVASISAIEELLINLVSREFNGNRKSILHKVRYLD
- a CDS encoding HDIG domain-containing metalloprotein; translated protein: MRQDIIDSLKDEVKRRCESEDNYFGFGGYYHIKAVVKNASFLAESYGADIEVATIGAWLHDIASITDYNFYEELRHYSVDEGIEFVRNKLIRSYNKLSDESKEVYRDKYEAVMKILD
- a CDS encoding transglutaminase-like domain-containing protein; the protein is MIDLILESSNLKDYLAEDHYVDFSHLVIREKVKELFRDCESEVSKIKKAFEFVRDEIAHSWDIQSTRITKRASEAMMYKEGICYAKSNLFAALLRSINIPAGFCYQRLTIGNTPETGYCIHALNAVYISEINKWIRLDTRGNKEGINAQFSIDTEQLAFPVRHYYDEKDYTMIYKEPNKKTIEVLNSNENCLEMYKYNLPTKI
- a CDS encoding histidine phosphatase family protein, which encodes MTRLYITRHGQTEWNVEGRLQGQKDSKLTELGESQAIWLGESLKDVEIDIIISSSSGRAMKTAELIRGNRDIEIMSNDNLREIHLGEWEGQLHLEIEKHSPDEQKNFWNFPHLYKIKDGETFQQVFDRVTNEIERVLLDFQGKNILVVTHAVVLKSLITYFENKEIKDLWSGKFMNSTCLNIVEIKNDSRKFVLQGDTSHYPTEEGLYSNNNC
- a CDS encoding alpha/beta fold hydrolase; translated protein: MIEKHLSGTPIHYWIKEKELAESILFVHAAFADHTSFDEQIEFFAKEYQVITLDLIGHGKSIKTQKGDNISKTADYIYKLLEIEGINKIHLVGISIGALLIQDFANKFPDKVASLCCIGGYNINNFDSALQKENSGEQVKMMLKAVISIKWFAKSNKLISAFTTEGQEKFYNMNIRFKKRSFMYLAELKNLINKFKVTNRTYPILIGCGKYDIPMAIKAANMWHESEPKSKMVVFENAGHLVNMDTPQEFNENLIIFLKGNYEV